The following coding sequences lie in one Pectobacterium sp. A5351 genomic window:
- the aspA gene encoding aspartate ammonia-lyase gives MSTNIRIEEDLLGTREVPADAYYGIHTLRAIENFYISNSTISDIPEFVRAMVMVKKAAALANKELQTIPRKIADTILQACDEVLNNGKCLDQFPVDVYQGGAGTSVNMNTNEVLANIGLELMGHQKGEYQYLNPNDHLNKCQSTNDAYPTGFRIAVYTSILKLVEAITQLSDGFERKAKEFENILKMGRTQLQDAVPMTLGQEFHAFNVLLKEENRNLLRTAELLLEVNLGATAIGTRLNTPDEYQKLAVQHLAKVSGLPCVPAEDLIEATSDCGAYVMMHSALKRVAVKLSKICNDLRLLSSGPRTGLNEINLPELQAGSSIMPAKVNPVVPEVVNQVCFKVIGNDTCVTMAAEAGQLQLNVMEPVIGQAMFESIQILSSACYNLLEKCVDGITANKDVCEAYVFNSIGIVTYLNPFIGHHNGDIVGKICAETGKSVREVVLERGLLTEEQLDDIFSIQNLMHPAYKAKRYTDENEAV, from the coding sequence ATGTCAACGAATATCCGTATTGAAGAAGACCTGTTAGGTACCCGTGAAGTCCCTGCTGATGCCTATTATGGTATCCATACGCTGCGTGCGATTGAGAATTTTTATATTAGCAATAGCACCATCAGCGATATTCCAGAATTCGTCCGCGCTATGGTGATGGTCAAAAAAGCCGCCGCGCTGGCGAATAAAGAACTGCAAACCATCCCACGTAAAATTGCCGATACCATTCTGCAAGCCTGTGATGAAGTGCTGAATAACGGTAAATGCCTGGACCAATTCCCTGTCGATGTGTATCAGGGCGGCGCGGGTACGTCAGTCAACATGAACACCAACGAAGTGCTGGCGAATATCGGTCTGGAACTGATGGGTCACCAGAAAGGTGAATACCAATACCTGAATCCGAACGACCACCTGAACAAATGCCAGTCCACCAACGATGCTTACCCAACCGGCTTCCGCATCGCGGTATACACCTCCATCCTGAAACTGGTCGAAGCGATTACCCAGTTGAGCGATGGCTTTGAGCGCAAAGCGAAAGAGTTCGAAAACATCCTGAAAATGGGCCGTACCCAGTTGCAGGATGCCGTGCCGATGACCCTCGGTCAGGAATTCCACGCGTTCAACGTGCTGTTGAAAGAAGAAAACCGTAACCTGCTGCGCACCGCCGAGCTGCTGCTGGAAGTGAACCTGGGCGCAACCGCCATCGGTACACGCCTGAACACGCCGGATGAGTACCAGAAGCTGGCCGTCCAACATCTGGCAAAAGTCAGCGGCCTGCCTTGCGTACCGGCTGAAGACCTGATCGAAGCCACTTCCGACTGCGGTGCGTACGTAATGATGCACAGCGCCCTGAAACGTGTGGCGGTGAAACTGTCGAAGATCTGTAACGACCTGCGCCTGCTGTCTTCTGGCCCGCGCACTGGTCTGAACGAAATCAACCTGCCGGAATTGCAGGCGGGCTCGTCCATCATGCCAGCCAAAGTTAACCCTGTCGTACCAGAAGTCGTGAATCAGGTGTGCTTCAAAGTCATCGGCAACGATACCTGCGTCACCATGGCGGCAGAAGCGGGTCAATTGCAGTTGAACGTGATGGAACCCGTTATCGGACAAGCGATGTTCGAATCCATTCAGATTCTGTCCAGCGCCTGCTACAACCTGCTGGAAAAATGCGTCGACGGCATCACCGCCAACAAAGACGTGTGTGAAGCTTACGTTTTCAACTCTATCGGTATCGTGACCTATCTGAACCCATTCATCGGCCACCACAACGGCGATATCGTCGGGAAAATCTGTGCCGAAACCGGCAAGAGCGTACGCGAAGTGGTTTTGGAGCGCGGCCTGCTGACCGAAGAACAGTTGGACGACATTTTCTCCATCCAGAACCTGATGCACCCGGCTTACAAAGCCAAACGTTACACCGACGAAAACGAAGCCGTTTAA
- a CDS encoding LysR family transcriptional regulator, with translation MVKRTVSANKSIDMYAVYVFVTMAEAGSMTAAAARLGLTPSAISQTIRLLEEDFGVKLVNRARRPFVLTPYGIALKNRGEILTEEIANLKAQVLEAGKGIKPDLRIGLVDSFAITCGSVFTKSLMKSSSQLLIRTGLSPQQGEALMRRELDMIVTSDPLIDSDSVVRHQLFSEGYFIITPPDYRKRIKTVEDIRELSAALPLVRFNRNSQIGMQIERYLRRIDVRVPNMLEFDNADTLTSMVAAGIGWAVTTPLSFLQSVAHSREVLTHMPEQLNIKRSLYIVGHRDEYSAFFEEACDVTHDIIKTVFIPKLKTLNRGIEKLVEINPDNTE, from the coding sequence ATGGTTAAACGCACAGTGTCCGCCAATAAATCGATCGATATGTACGCCGTCTATGTTTTTGTGACGATGGCAGAAGCAGGCAGCATGACGGCAGCCGCCGCGCGGTTAGGCCTGACGCCTTCTGCCATTTCGCAAACGATCCGGTTATTGGAAGAAGATTTCGGCGTCAAATTGGTTAACCGGGCTCGTCGCCCCTTTGTCCTGACGCCCTACGGCATTGCCTTGAAAAACCGCGGAGAAATCCTGACGGAGGAGATCGCAAACCTGAAGGCACAGGTGCTGGAAGCGGGAAAAGGGATTAAACCCGACTTGCGTATCGGCCTGGTGGATTCGTTCGCTATCACCTGCGGTTCGGTGTTTACCAAGAGTTTGATGAAGAGTTCATCGCAGTTGCTGATTCGTACCGGGCTCAGTCCGCAGCAGGGTGAAGCGCTAATGCGCCGTGAGCTGGATATGATCGTCACCAGTGACCCATTGATCGACAGCGATAGCGTCGTGCGCCATCAACTGTTTTCCGAGGGCTATTTCATTATTACGCCGCCGGATTACCGCAAACGCATCAAAACGGTTGAGGACATCCGTGAGCTTTCCGCCGCACTGCCGCTAGTGCGCTTTAACCGGAACTCACAGATTGGGATGCAGATTGAGCGTTACCTGCGCCGCATCGATGTCCGTGTACCAAACATGCTCGAGTTCGATAACGCGGATACCTTAACGTCGATGGTAGCGGCAGGCATCGGTTGGGCGGTAACCACCCCGCTGAGTTTCCTGCAATCCGTTGCGCACTCCAGGGAAGTGCTGACGCATATGCCGGAACAGCTGAATATTAAGCGCTCGCTGTATATTGTCGGGCACCGTGATGAATACAGCGCGTTCTTTGAAGAAGCGTGCGATGTCACACATGACATTATCAAAACCGTATTTATTCCGAAATTGAAAACGCTGAACCGCGGAATAGAAAAGCTGGTTGAGATTAACCCGGATAATACGGAATAG
- a CDS encoding type II toxin-antitoxin system RelE/ParE family toxin: protein MKKFAFVNDAAEREYRALPADIQDEFGKDLRLIQYGQDPKLPIDFLDGVGIGVIELKINGSPAYRCVYVAKYLDTVVVLHSFKKTTNGVDRKAKEVAAQRLKALMADVREAERCKKR from the coding sequence TTGAAAAAATTCGCATTTGTTAACGATGCTGCTGAAAGGGAATATCGAGCGCTTCCTGCTGATATACAGGATGAATTTGGAAAAGACTTACGCCTCATTCAGTACGGACAAGATCCTAAATTGCCAATTGATTTTCTTGATGGGGTGGGTATCGGTGTTATCGAACTAAAGATAAACGGTAGTCCTGCATATCGATGTGTCTATGTTGCCAAATATCTTGATACCGTGGTGGTTTTGCATTCCTTTAAGAAAACGACCAATGGCGTTGATCGTAAAGCTAAAGAGGTGGCTGCACAACGGCTCAAAGCGCTTATGGCCGATGTCAGAGAAGCTGAACGTTGTAAAAAACGTTAA
- a CDS encoding helix-turn-helix domain-containing protein, which produces MALKFYESPFHVTHDAEIASKMAMKMDLSIMITNLIKEKGWTQKEAAEKLGINQSRVSELKNAKIELFTLDAMFDMLDALGFRAKMSMPSLHQASITITEAESAG; this is translated from the coding sequence ATGGCGTTAAAATTCTACGAAAGTCCGTTTCATGTGACGCATGACGCTGAGATTGCCAGCAAGATGGCAATGAAAATGGATTTATCGATCATGATCACTAATTTAATCAAAGAGAAAGGCTGGACACAAAAAGAGGCAGCAGAAAAGCTCGGTATTAACCAGTCTCGAGTTTCAGAACTGAAAAATGCCAAGATTGAGCTTTTCACTCTTGATGCCATGTTCGACATGCTCGACGCACTCGGTTTCCGAGCGAAAATGTCGATGCCAAGCCTGCATCAGGCATCAATCACAATCACTGAAGCCGAATCAGCAGGTTAA
- a CDS encoding type II toxin-antitoxin system RelE/ParE family toxin, translating to MASSYTIKVAPAAVWSLQDAESYKSHYIGIEQAATWSESLFLSSMQAISQDPFRYRYNAILSDKGIALRERLSIEDDFRCLYDVDEEHGVIEILLFVNMKQDLEKMLYRYHVLS from the coding sequence TTGGCCAGTTCGTACACCATTAAAGTCGCCCCTGCGGCTGTCTGGTCTTTGCAGGATGCTGAGTCTTATAAATCTCATTATATTGGCATTGAACAAGCCGCTACATGGTCTGAGTCGTTGTTCTTATCCTCTATGCAGGCCATTTCTCAAGATCCTTTCCGTTACAGATACAACGCCATATTATCCGATAAGGGAATCGCACTCCGTGAACGCCTCTCGATAGAAGATGATTTTCGCTGTTTATATGATGTTGATGAAGAGCATGGCGTCATAGAGATCCTGCTTTTTGTTAATATGAAACAGGACCTTGAGAAAATGCTTTATCGCTATCATGTATTGAGCTGA
- a CDS encoding HNH endonuclease, whose product MAATNHWTRDQLLIAFTLYSQLPFGRLHSRNPDIIRYAKLLNRTPSALAMKLVNLASLDPFIIDSGRTGLRGASNADRALWQEMDSNPELFEQQCQQAMVLLEAGATAAPSPFQTNDSEIPDYHGGERLAQVKTRIGQQLFRKRVLSNYGERCCVTGLEEPALLVASHIRPWKTAAEHRLNPSNGLCLSNLHDKAFDMGLISFNDSLEMLLSPRIKKLKSTISDVNFAQYEGKQIHLPDAYPPDLSQMAYHREHIFLG is encoded by the coding sequence ATGGCTGCCACCAACCATTGGACGCGAGATCAGTTACTGATCGCCTTCACCCTGTACAGCCAGCTACCGTTTGGCAGACTGCATTCGCGTAATCCCGACATCATTCGCTACGCTAAGTTGCTCAACCGTACGCCTTCCGCACTGGCGATGAAGCTGGTCAATCTCGCCAGTCTCGATCCGTTTATTATTGATTCCGGTCGCACCGGTTTGCGCGGCGCGTCCAACGCCGACCGGGCGCTGTGGCAAGAGATGGACAGCAATCCTGAGTTATTTGAACAGCAGTGCCAACAGGCGATGGTATTGCTCGAGGCCGGAGCGACGGCAGCCCCCTCTCCGTTCCAAACCAACGATAGCGAAATCCCTGATTATCACGGCGGAGAACGCCTCGCTCAGGTGAAAACACGCATTGGGCAGCAGCTCTTCCGCAAACGCGTGCTCAGCAACTACGGCGAACGCTGCTGCGTGACCGGATTGGAAGAGCCTGCGCTGCTGGTCGCCAGCCACATTCGCCCGTGGAAAACGGCCGCGGAACACCGCCTCAACCCCAGCAACGGCCTTTGCCTGTCCAACCTACATGACAAAGCCTTTGATATGGGACTCATCAGCTTCAACGACTCGCTGGAAATGCTGCTCTCTCCGCGTATCAAAAAGCTGAAAAGCACCATCAGCGACGTCAACTTCGCCCAGTACGAAGGCAAACAAATCCACTTGCCAGACGCCTACCCACCCGACTTATCACAGATGGCATACCATCGTGAGCATATTTTTTTGGGGTAG
- a CDS encoding methyl-accepting chemotaxis protein → MKSLHHISIRSKFILALLPPILALLWFSFSGVMERRSTENEMIRMEKLITLARDSGELAHQLQRERGLSAGYFGSQGKKFGSELATQRQDTDRAQQQFQQTATNLSDSELGNDVSEEIGKIAQKMQQLGEFRRNIDSMSISVTQALGYYSESVGYLLNIVGDMTHLVSDGGIAQRLAAYYNLLNVKEQAGLERAVLSNTFSANSFAAGMFERLNQMVGRGDAYISAYNMFANADLRKAFEQALNNPSAQNALQMRNQALASPGGNFGIDASQWFNQQTVKIDELKKIEQLATRDLTTQVNALAADARRSWISYLAGALISLLMALGLASMVMRSINEQLRQTLTTIREMGGDLTRRLRVPGTDELSQLNQAYNASLENIADMVVSIKHSSQTIGRASSEIANGNQDLAQRTEEQSASLVQTASSMEEITVTVKQTADFAGQARQLTTEVDDQARRVGTITESASGAMEKIQDASQRVNAVVAAIDAIAFQTNLLALNAAVEAARAGQHGRGFSVVAAEVRQLSQRSADEAGKIRALIADSIASVSEGTKLVNQSNRGISDIVAGTRKVRDLVNEIAVAADEQSLGIAQINEALSQLEMVTQQNATLVSQASVASQLLDEQAIEMESLVSRFKVDDSAPPQTLQQPLPQARLSR, encoded by the coding sequence ATGAAATCCCTTCATCACATCTCGATCCGTAGTAAGTTCATTCTTGCCCTTCTTCCCCCCATCCTTGCCCTGCTGTGGTTCAGCTTTTCCGGCGTGATGGAACGCCGCAGCACGGAAAATGAAATGATCCGGATGGAGAAACTCATTACGCTGGCACGCGACTCAGGCGAACTCGCCCACCAGCTACAGCGTGAACGTGGTTTGAGCGCGGGCTATTTTGGCAGCCAGGGGAAAAAATTTGGCTCAGAGCTCGCCACACAACGGCAGGACACCGATCGAGCACAGCAACAGTTTCAACAAACGGCTACGAATCTCAGCGACAGCGAACTCGGTAATGATGTAAGTGAAGAGATCGGTAAAATTGCGCAGAAAATGCAACAGCTTGGCGAATTCCGTCGCAATATCGACAGCATGTCGATCTCTGTCACTCAGGCACTCGGCTACTATTCCGAGTCCGTCGGCTATCTGCTGAATATTGTCGGGGATATGACCCATCTGGTCAGCGACGGAGGGATTGCCCAACGCCTGGCGGCCTATTACAACCTGCTGAATGTGAAAGAGCAGGCGGGGCTCGAACGCGCCGTACTCTCCAACACCTTTTCCGCTAACAGCTTTGCTGCCGGTATGTTCGAGCGTCTGAACCAGATGGTCGGACGGGGAGACGCCTACATCAGCGCCTATAACATGTTCGCCAATGCCGACCTGCGCAAGGCTTTTGAACAGGCTCTTAACAATCCATCCGCACAAAACGCGCTTCAGATGCGCAACCAGGCATTAGCCTCCCCCGGTGGCAACTTTGGCATTGATGCCAGCCAGTGGTTTAATCAGCAAACGGTAAAAATCGATGAACTGAAAAAAATTGAGCAACTCGCCACTCGCGATCTTACTACACAGGTTAACGCCTTAGCCGCCGATGCCCGCCGCTCCTGGATTAGTTATCTAGCCGGCGCGCTGATTTCTCTACTCATGGCGCTCGGTCTGGCGTCGATGGTTATGCGCAGCATCAACGAGCAGCTTCGGCAAACGCTGACCACCATTCGTGAAATGGGTGGGGATCTGACACGTCGCCTGCGCGTGCCGGGAACCGACGAACTTTCTCAGTTGAATCAGGCGTATAACGCCTCGCTGGAAAATATCGCCGACATGGTAGTCAGTATTAAGCACAGCTCACAGACCATCGGGCGTGCCAGTAGCGAGATCGCTAACGGCAATCAGGATCTGGCCCAGCGTACTGAAGAGCAATCCGCTTCACTGGTACAAACCGCCAGTAGCATGGAAGAGATCACCGTCACAGTAAAACAAACCGCAGACTTTGCCGGACAGGCGCGTCAGTTGACGACAGAGGTGGACGATCAGGCTCGCCGCGTCGGAACCATTACCGAATCTGCCAGCGGCGCGATGGAAAAAATTCAGGACGCCAGCCAGCGCGTGAATGCAGTGGTTGCGGCCATTGACGCTATTGCCTTTCAGACCAACCTGCTGGCGCTGAACGCGGCAGTTGAGGCTGCACGGGCGGGGCAACATGGCCGTGGGTTCTCGGTCGTTGCGGCGGAAGTTCGTCAACTGTCACAACGCAGTGCAGACGAGGCAGGCAAAATCCGCGCGCTCATCGCCGACAGTATTGCCAGCGTCAGTGAGGGGACAAAGCTGGTGAATCAATCGAACCGGGGGATTAGCGATATCGTTGCTGGCACGCGTAAAGTACGCGATCTGGTGAATGAAATCGCGGTCGCCGCCGATGAACAATCTCTGGGCATTGCGCAAATTAACGAAGCGCTCAGCCAGTTGGAAATGGTCACACAGCAGAATGCGACGCTGGTTTCGCAGGCTTCCGTTGCCAGCCAACTGCTGGATGAACAAGCCATTGAAATGGAATCGCTGGTCAGCCGCTTCAAGGTTGACGACAGCGCCCCGCCGCAGACGTTACAACAACCTTTACCGCAAGCGCGATTATCAAGATAG
- a CDS encoding fibronectin type III domain-containing protein, translated as MIQARLRKALLLALALASATAFNAVSTIANSASAASVEATGLVDSMTFGDTASENGHSLNGENSQTISGALGESARKLLPFQQTGIYGGSLTFTMQVDPLRRNYVSVKLWGEDDGNINTGRLYLYMIKDGVEYQIGYRHEGDYAPLSVAHWHKPLPGRFFYSTTLLPYAMTRGSTSVTLKIVSTGRLYPFGSGGPESANPYQYAMNQPSRGIYRAYTHVDPFLNVAGEKQGSEPAVTTRPSPGDEIIGTNGRFRTAVNNRIKALLNKSATTDALSGGDLRYLARAWSVRELSGYKDSAIVDKVTATLDAYATAYYADTNLATQNWGGNYGDLGRAIYYLKDAFTSELLNTSVNYGIAGNKARLTAWADMLFASREFGRKKNRLVLSNQSLIANSNIYFANKGLQVLNDSRAFPETTAQRYIKEAAGLLPWTGDDRNEPQGGGWAPFGDRYYQVTNKGQTREWGYLGAGYGEVQSYLAEYYRVTGNEDFRKQMIKMANARAPFRRPAIEMSNGANYRAMEAIGLLSWRGAHESDGNFAGYLAYVDAVNTNERAKALRVAAASNNATLIGYAKQMLEDNQFFANLDGAESAFEALDIFSDYQTIKTASDNGARLPMSEGQPDFAWADEENAIVAVKKGNERLWLTTYWQAKAGTGINGLARFHFSTPGYDQYGVLETTPIFRSTTSYTRPNRIDMPEKTLYTPPNPPTNAYAGEILPLGIKPEDASNDEPFRGKADFYAARFGHYLIGINASADNRYALKTPVGFKGAEDLVSQRTLSGNVTVDPRSTVVLYLNDTRDAKAVPSTPLHLGSQNTNGVNALFWTPSSGSQNYKVMRSTSENGTYQAIATVTDNSYSDRSGGASGRYYYRIVATNSNGESPPSMSAHP; from the coding sequence ATGATACAAGCACGACTAAGGAAAGCCTTACTGCTCGCTCTGGCTTTGGCCTCAGCGACCGCCTTCAACGCAGTAAGCACCATAGCAAACTCAGCTTCAGCAGCAAGTGTAGAGGCAACAGGCCTCGTTGACAGCATGACCTTTGGTGACACGGCGTCGGAAAACGGTCACAGCCTCAATGGGGAAAACAGCCAAACCATCTCAGGTGCACTCGGCGAATCAGCCCGTAAGTTACTCCCTTTTCAGCAGACAGGTATCTATGGCGGTAGCCTGACATTTACCATGCAGGTCGATCCGCTACGTCGCAATTATGTTTCCGTCAAACTGTGGGGGGAAGACGACGGCAATATTAATACGGGCCGTCTCTACCTTTATATGATCAAAGACGGTGTCGAATATCAAATAGGCTATCGTCATGAAGGCGACTATGCACCGCTCAGTGTCGCTCACTGGCATAAGCCGCTACCGGGGCGTTTTTTCTACTCTACGACGCTACTGCCTTATGCTATGACCAGAGGCAGCACGTCCGTCACGCTGAAAATCGTCTCCACTGGACGGCTCTATCCCTTCGGTTCCGGCGGGCCTGAATCAGCCAACCCTTATCAGTATGCGATGAACCAGCCAAGCCGTGGTATTTATCGCGCCTACACGCATGTCGACCCCTTCCTTAACGTCGCGGGAGAAAAACAGGGCAGCGAGCCAGCCGTAACGACACGCCCTTCACCGGGCGATGAAATTATCGGCACAAACGGTCGATTTCGCACTGCGGTGAATAACCGGATTAAGGCGCTTCTCAATAAGTCAGCGACTACCGATGCATTATCTGGGGGAGATTTACGCTATCTGGCGCGCGCCTGGTCCGTTCGCGAACTGTCTGGCTACAAGGATTCGGCTATCGTAGACAAAGTCACTGCGACACTTGATGCCTACGCCACGGCGTACTACGCCGATACCAACCTTGCCACCCAAAACTGGGGAGGTAATTACGGCGATTTAGGACGGGCGATCTACTACCTTAAAGATGCCTTCACATCAGAGTTGTTGAATACTTCAGTAAACTACGGCATCGCAGGCAATAAAGCTCGTCTTACTGCCTGGGCAGATATGCTATTTGCCAGCCGCGAATTTGGCCGTAAGAAAAATCGTCTAGTCTTAAGTAACCAGTCACTCATCGCGAATAGCAATATTTACTTCGCTAACAAAGGGTTACAGGTTTTGAACGATTCGCGTGCTTTCCCAGAAACCACCGCGCAACGCTATATCAAGGAAGCAGCCGGCCTGCTGCCCTGGACCGGGGATGATCGTAACGAACCGCAAGGTGGCGGCTGGGCACCGTTCGGCGATCGCTATTATCAGGTGACCAACAAAGGTCAGACGCGCGAATGGGGCTATCTCGGTGCGGGCTATGGTGAAGTTCAATCGTACCTTGCCGAGTATTATCGCGTTACAGGCAATGAAGATTTTCGTAAACAGATGATCAAAATGGCCAATGCGCGTGCGCCTTTCCGTCGCCCAGCGATTGAAATGAGTAACGGTGCCAACTACCGGGCGATGGAAGCCATTGGCCTGTTATCCTGGCGTGGCGCGCACGAGAGTGACGGTAATTTCGCAGGTTACCTCGCTTATGTCGATGCGGTAAATACCAATGAACGAGCCAAAGCACTGCGCGTCGCCGCTGCCAGTAACAACGCGACACTGATTGGCTACGCCAAACAGATGCTGGAGGATAATCAGTTCTTTGCCAATCTCGATGGTGCAGAGTCTGCATTTGAAGCGTTGGATATTTTTTCCGACTATCAGACGATCAAAACGGCAAGCGACAACGGCGCACGACTGCCGATGAGCGAAGGTCAGCCGGATTTTGCCTGGGCGGACGAAGAGAACGCCATCGTAGCCGTCAAAAAAGGTAATGAGCGCCTGTGGCTGACGACATATTGGCAGGCCAAAGCAGGAACCGGCATCAACGGGCTGGCGCGTTTCCATTTCAGTACACCGGGCTATGATCAGTATGGTGTACTGGAAACAACCCCGATCTTTCGTTCAACGACAAGCTATACGCGACCTAACCGCATCGACATGCCGGAGAAAACACTGTATACGCCACCGAATCCACCAACTAACGCCTATGCGGGTGAAATCCTGCCGCTAGGTATTAAGCCTGAGGATGCTTCCAACGATGAACCTTTCCGGGGCAAAGCTGATTTCTATGCCGCGCGTTTCGGCCATTATCTGATCGGTATTAATGCCAGCGCCGACAACCGCTATGCCCTGAAAACACCCGTCGGCTTTAAGGGCGCGGAAGATTTGGTATCACAGCGAACGCTGTCCGGTAACGTGACCGTCGATCCACGTTCCACCGTTGTGCTCTACCTGAATGACACTCGTGACGCCAAGGCAGTACCCAGCACGCCACTGCATCTGGGGTCACAGAATACCAACGGTGTAAACGCATTATTCTGGACGCCATCATCAGGCAGCCAAAACTATAAAGTGATGCGATCCACCAGCGAGAACGGGACTTATCAGGCAATTGCCACCGTCACGGATAACAGCTATAGCGATCGCTCTGGCGGCGCGTCTGGTCGTTACTATTACCGGATCGTGGCCACCAACAGCAATGGAGAAAGCCCCCCTTCAATGTCAGCTCACCCCTGA